In a genomic window of Oncorhynchus keta strain PuntledgeMale-10-30-2019 chromosome 28, Oket_V2, whole genome shotgun sequence:
- the LOC118360743 gene encoding tumor necrosis factor receptor superfamily member 5-like codes for MLGCFKTKRIEIVTLLFMLAVFHAVYSCDPATQYDNDGECCNKCGPGTRMSSDHSGCFDPHCMPCQENEYQEAFTEKIICEVQPYCDQNKNFEGSTNRSKTSLSQCICKAGHHCSSKECLTCVPHTKCGPGQETLYTGDHIRDTVCQACPANTFSSDSSAESKCKQWTVCDKGSKTETNGTSTSDIICVLVPTFSGRIAGCSLVVVALVTSVVGIILWKYKGKHGEAYKKGKEPCVECLGWERRPTEDRNNEGRNSEGPDEEREQLKPMIQNGKPLSPPSPGTQTPVENDVNDSQAESSAKAEEMTENGHVVAQEQGKQHNTYLSDPQMVSHNHSALPSAEHNIQWSDCALP; via the exons ATGTTGGGTTGTTTCAAGACGAAAAGGATCGAAATTGTTACGCTTTTATTTATGCTGGCG GTTTTCCACGCAGTTTACTCCTGTGATCCAGCAACACAGTATGATAATGATGGGGAGTGTTGTAATAAGTGTGGGCCAG GCACAAGGATGTCATCCGACCATAGTGGTTGTTTTGATCCACATTGTATGCCCTGCCAAGAGAATGAATACCAGGAAGCATTCACAGAGAAGATCATCTGCGAAGTGCAACCATACTGTGACCAAA ATAAAAACTTTGAGGGCAGTACCAATCGGAGCAAAACAAGCCTCAGCCAATGCATATGTAAGGCAGGACACCACTGTTCCAGTAAAGAGTGCCTGACATGTGTACCACACACTAAATGTGGACCAGGACAAGAGACACTTTACACCG GTGACCACATCCGGGACACGGTGTGTCAGGCCTGTCCTGCAAACACCTTCTCCAGCGACAGCTCAGCAGAGAGCAAGTGCAAGCAATGGACAGT TTGTGACAAAGGATCCAAAACTGAAACCAATGGGACATCCACCTCTGACATTATCTGTG TGTTAGTACCTACATTCTCTGGAAGAATAGCAGGATGTTCCCTTGTGGTTGTTGCATTGGTCACGAGTGTTGTGGGCATTATCCTGTGGAAATATAAAG GTAAACATGGAGAGGCCTACAAGAAAGGAAAG GAACCCTGTGTGGAGTGTCTAGGGTGGGAGAGGAGACCTACAGAAGACAGAAACAATGAAGGGAGAAACTCAGAAGGACCTGATGAGGAAAGGGAACAACTCAAACCTATGATCCAAAATGGAAAGccactatcaccaccatcaccaggTACTCAAACACCAGTGGAGAATGATGTTAACGATTCTCAAGCCGAGTCTTCTGCCAAAGCTGAAGAGATGACAGAAAATGGACATGTGGTGGCGCAGGAGCAGGGTAAACAACACAATACTTATTTGTCTGATCCACAAATGGTATCACATAACCACTCGGCTTTACCCAGTGCCGAACACAATATACAATGGTCAGATTGTGCATTACCATGA
- the LOC118360383 gene encoding iroquois-class homeodomain protein IRX-1-like has product MPASQTGNFFERNINMPPGYQIPFLGGPAGVQQQQAPYLAAMAGVPLTYSGLQGYNFIPYPHHRYIANMNNSFDLKAVSPYHQALLGRGGPFYPQYRPGATDDLIRVAKVATRESTSALKAWLNEHLKNPYPTKGEKIMLAIVTKMSLTQVSTWFANARRRLKKDNRVNWVSKGKSDEEGESDEEEGEGSLQKTRLDEEDEIDPPTEDDNEDIGHRVSNSTREPVDKRLVKQSNDDNRAGRLAAHAGNVVKNDTEPKSFPANLESKDNVECQKPKIWSLAETATSETGKKPQYSACHPGTQVGKFWAEWSSRNGLYIPVYPAHDIL; this is encoded by the exons ATGCCTGCGTCACAAACAGGCAACTTCTTTGAGAGAAATATCAACATGCCCCCTGGATATCAGATACCGTTTTTGGGAGGTCCAGCTGGGGTACAACAGCAACAAGCCCCTTATCTTGCTGCGATGGCTGGGGTACCTTTGACATATTCCGGACTACAGGGATACAACTTCATCCCCTATCCACACCACAGATACATTGCGAACATG AACAACTCTTTCGACCTGAAAGCTGTCTCTCCATATCATCAAGCGCTTCTCGGCCGAGGAGGTCCATTCTACCCGCAATACCGACCAGGCGCAACCGATGACCTGATCAGGGTCGCCAAGGTGgctacccgggaaagcaccagcGCGCTCAAGGCCTGGTTGAACGAGCATCTTAAGAACCCGTATCCCACGAAGGGTGAGAAGATCATGCTTGCTATTGTAACCAAGATGAGCCTCACGCAGGTGTCCACTTGGTTTGCCAACGCCAGGCGACGACTGAAGAAGGATAATAGGGTAAACTGGGTGTCCAAGGGGAAATCTGACGAGGAGGGCGAGAGCGACGAAGAGGAGGGCGAGGGCTCTCTGCAGAAAACCCGTTTGGACGAAGAAGATGAGATAGATCCTCCAACCGAAGATGACAATGAGGATATTGGACATAGAGTATCCAACTCAACGAGAGAGCCGGTGGATAAGCGCCTTGTGAAACAGTCAAACGACGACAATAGAGCTGGTAGGCTCGCGGCGCACGCGGGAAATGTGGTAAAGAATGACACAGAACCCAAATCATTTCCAGCTAATCTGGAAAGTAAAGATAACGTTGAGTGTCAAAAACCCAAAATATGGTCTTTGGCAGAAACCGCGACATCGGAAACGGGGAAAAAGCCCCAGTACAGTGCATGTCATCCTGGCACACAAGTTGGCAAATTCTGGGCAGAATGGTCATCAAGGAACGGACTATACATTCCCGTATACCCTGCTCACGATATTCTATAA